A window of the Desulforapulum autotrophicum HRM2 genome harbors these coding sequences:
- the coaD gene encoding pantetheine-phosphate adenylyltransferase, with protein MKTNEKIAIYPGSFDPLTNGHMDIIDRALKLFDRVIVSVMHNPKKSSLFSVEERVDMIRTCFNSKPNLEVDSFDGLLVDYTRIKNAIAIVRGMRAISDFENEFQMALMNRRLNRDVQTIFLMTGLRWIFTSSSIIKEVATFGGDITGMVPQPIKLKVLEKFPLKQGS; from the coding sequence ATGAAAACCAACGAGAAAATTGCCATCTATCCCGGTTCTTTTGACCCCCTGACCAACGGCCACATGGACATCATTGACAGGGCTTTGAAACTCTTTGACCGGGTGATCGTGTCAGTGATGCACAATCCCAAAAAGAGCTCGCTATTTTCCGTTGAAGAGAGGGTGGATATGATCCGGACGTGTTTTAACAGTAAGCCAAATCTTGAGGTCGATTCCTTTGATGGACTTCTGGTCGATTACACCCGAATAAAAAATGCTATTGCCATTGTTCGAGGCATGCGGGCCATCTCAGATTTTGAAAATGAATTCCAGATGGCGCTCATGAACCGAAGGCTTAATCGTGATGTCCAGACCATATTTCTCATGACAGGCCTCAGGTGGATCTTTACAAGTTCGTCCATCATCAAGGAAGTGGCAACCTTTGGCGGAGACATCACCGGCATGGTTCCCCAACCCATCAAGCTCAAAGTGCTTGAAAAATTTCCCCTTAAACAAGGGAGTTAA
- a CDS encoding YkgJ family cysteine cluster protein, giving the protein MAPLTKPGFDFCFDPRACETCNSLCCRGEPGNIWATRQEVQAICDLLKINLIDGIERYFRRVGNRFSIREIVLDDDCPCVFLLPEKGCSIYGARPSQCRTFPFWKYFKTRVNELCDECPGVTRLP; this is encoded by the coding sequence ATGGCGCCACTAACAAAACCGGGGTTTGATTTCTGTTTTGATCCAAGGGCATGCGAAACCTGTAATAGTCTCTGCTGTAGGGGAGAACCCGGAAACATATGGGCCACGCGCCAGGAGGTCCAGGCCATTTGTGATCTGTTGAAGATCAACCTGATTGACGGTATTGAACGTTACTTCAGGAGGGTTGGGAACAGATTCTCCATCCGAGAGATTGTCCTGGACGATGATTGTCCGTGTGTGTTTCTTTTGCCGGAAAAAGGGTGCTCGATCTATGGGGCAAGACCTTCCCAGTGTCGAACCTTTCCCTTCTGGAAATATTTTAAAACCCGCGTGAACGAGTTGTGCGACGAATGTCCCGGTGTCACCCGGCTACCTTGA
- the rsmD gene encoding 16S rRNA (guanine(966)-N(2))-methyltransferase RsmD, whose translation MRIISGKYRGKKLITPRGLETRPTLDRIRESIFNIISQRIANARVLDLFAGTGALGLEALSRNAGFATFVDNSREACTVINKNIALLQFEHCTTVIQHDLTRAGTLARIRPKKFDLVFMDPPYRKGLIDAVLENSEFIDLLADNALVVCEHGAQENPGINISKLDITDQRKYGKTQITFLTLNNAELIL comes from the coding sequence ATGAGAATCATCAGCGGTAAATACAGGGGAAAAAAGCTTATCACACCCAGGGGCTTGGAGACCCGTCCCACATTGGATCGGATCAGAGAATCAATCTTCAACATCATCTCCCAGCGGATCGCCAACGCAAGGGTGCTTGATCTGTTTGCAGGAACAGGTGCCCTTGGCCTGGAAGCATTAAGCCGCAATGCAGGGTTTGCAACCTTTGTGGACAACAGCCGGGAAGCCTGCACCGTCATCAATAAAAACATTGCCCTCTTACAGTTTGAACATTGCACAACGGTCATCCAACATGACCTGACCCGGGCGGGCACCCTCGCCCGGATTCGTCCAAAAAAGTTTGACCTGGTGTTCATGGATCCTCCCTACCGCAAAGGCCTTATTGACGCAGTACTTGAAAACAGCGAATTCATAGATCTTCTGGCCGACAATGCCCTTGTTGTCTGCGAACATGGTGCCCAGGAAAACCCGGGAATAAATATTTCAAAACTTGACATTACCGATCAAAGGAAATACGGAAAGACACAAATTACCTTTTTAACGCTGAACAACGCTGAACTCATCTTGTAA
- a CDS encoding sigma-54-dependent transcriptional regulator, whose protein sequence is MYPAILIVDDEASIIESLEGILADDGFEVSHAFNGYEALKKIEAESPDIVLLDIWMPGMDGIETLKEIKKNFPNLPVVMITGHGTIEAAVDATKSGAFDFLEKPLSIDKIIVTINNALNFRRLEEENRYLRKKTIERHSISGFSPAVQNLNRQIMNSAPTDAGILITGENGTGKELVARTLHQFSTRPEEPFIIVNCAAIPEETIDSELFGHERGAFPGATAKNKGKFELASGGTLFLDEIGDMNLKTQAKILRAIESKTFQRIGGGRTLSVDVRIIAATNKDLTSEIAAGNFREDLFYRLNVIPVTVPPLRERKEDIPLLVDVFLKAAAQKSVKGPKNMDSKAMAMLVQYEWPGNVRELKNLIERLAIMVQEETIKVREIPRPYNNTLKKSGDRVSELLSVNNWDQARKQFEKEFFRKKIDEAKGDLGAAAARAGVDQSMLPVGVQRNK, encoded by the coding sequence ATGTATCCAGCAATTTTAATCGTTGATGATGAGGCGTCCATAATAGAATCCCTGGAGGGAATCCTCGCCGATGATGGTTTTGAAGTCTCCCACGCCTTTAACGGGTATGAAGCCCTTAAAAAAATAGAAGCTGAATCTCCCGATATCGTACTTCTTGACATCTGGATGCCGGGCATGGACGGCATCGAAACCTTAAAAGAGATAAAAAAGAATTTTCCCAACCTGCCTGTTGTCATGATCACCGGTCATGGTACCATTGAGGCAGCTGTGGACGCCACAAAATCAGGGGCCTTTGACTTTCTTGAAAAGCCCCTCTCCATTGACAAAATCATCGTAACCATTAACAACGCCCTCAACTTCAGACGTCTTGAAGAGGAAAACCGCTACCTTCGCAAAAAGACCATTGAGCGCCACTCCATAAGCGGTTTCAGCCCAGCCGTCCAGAATCTCAACCGCCAGATCATGAATTCTGCCCCCACGGATGCCGGCATCCTCATCACTGGGGAAAACGGAACCGGAAAAGAGCTTGTGGCAAGAACCCTTCACCAGTTCAGCACCCGCCCTGAGGAACCCTTCATTATTGTCAACTGTGCCGCCATTCCTGAAGAGACCATTGACAGTGAACTCTTCGGCCATGAACGAGGGGCCTTCCCGGGAGCCACGGCAAAGAACAAGGGCAAATTCGAACTGGCCTCGGGAGGAACCCTCTTCCTGGATGAGATCGGAGACATGAACCTTAAAACCCAGGCAAAGATATTACGGGCCATTGAGTCAAAAACTTTCCAGAGAATTGGTGGCGGCCGAACCTTGAGCGTGGACGTCAGAATCATCGCAGCAACTAACAAGGACCTCACGTCTGAGATTGCAGCGGGCAATTTCAGGGAAGATCTGTTTTACCGGCTCAACGTGATACCGGTCACTGTTCCGCCCCTGAGAGAACGCAAGGAGGACATTCCACTGCTGGTGGACGTCTTTTTAAAGGCTGCGGCCCAAAAATCGGTTAAAGGTCCCAAGAATATGGATTCCAAAGCCATGGCCATGCTCGTTCAGTATGAATGGCCAGGCAATGTCAGGGAACTTAAAAACCTCATAGAAAGGCTTGCCATCATGGTCCAGGAGGAGACCATAAAAGTCAGGGAAATCCCCAGGCCCTACAACAACACCTTGAAAAAAAGCGGAGACAGGGTGTCGGAACTTTTGTCTGTAAACAACTGGGACCAGGCCAGAAAACAGTTTGAGAAAGAATTCTTCAGAAAAAAAATAGATGAGGCCAAGGGAGACCTTGGAGCGGCGGCAGCCAGGGCAGGAGTAGATCAAAGCATGCTCCCTGTTGGAGTACAAAGAAATAAATGA
- a CDS encoding selenium metabolism-associated LysR family transcriptional regulator produces the protein MDLWQLRVFVNVVEQQSFSKAGEVIHLSQPTVSSHIKELEEYFECRLMDRMGRNTVPTKAGELLFSYAKRLLRLRDETESAISDFLGKRKGHLVIGGSTIPSGYILPAMIAPIAQAFPEVSLSFVAGDTAEIINQITKGDIEVGIVGARVKSPLVAQEKLVDDEMKLIVASSHKWSDRSSVTPDMLLTEPFLAREEGSGTWRSITRNMEEAGLNTKALRIIATMGNTASMIQAILGNAGISILSTIAVADLLASGRLKALTVEGLDLKRSFYITTHGKRTLSPLSKTFIKFLKERFPEL, from the coding sequence ATGGACCTGTGGCAACTCAGAGTGTTTGTCAATGTGGTGGAACAGCAGAGTTTTTCCAAGGCAGGAGAGGTGATCCATCTCTCCCAGCCAACGGTGAGCAGTCACATCAAAGAACTGGAAGAATATTTTGAATGTCGCCTCATGGACCGCATGGGGCGCAATACCGTTCCCACCAAGGCGGGAGAACTACTATTTTCATATGCCAAACGGCTGCTCAGGCTCAGGGATGAGACAGAATCAGCCATCTCCGACTTCCTTGGCAAACGCAAGGGGCACCTGGTCATCGGCGGCAGCACCATCCCGTCGGGCTATATTCTTCCAGCAATGATCGCCCCCATTGCCCAGGCGTTTCCCGAAGTTTCCCTGTCGTTTGTGGCAGGCGACACGGCAGAGATAATCAACCAGATCACCAAGGGCGACATAGAGGTGGGCATTGTGGGTGCAAGGGTAAAATCCCCCCTTGTTGCCCAGGAAAAACTGGTGGATGATGAGATGAAACTCATAGTTGCGTCATCCCACAAATGGTCGGACAGAAGTTCGGTGACCCCGGATATGCTCTTGACTGAGCCCTTTCTTGCACGGGAAGAGGGCTCCGGGACCTGGCGATCCATCACCCGGAATATGGAAGAGGCAGGTTTAAACACCAAGGCTCTAAGGATCATAGCCACCATGGGAAACACGGCATCAATGATACAGGCCATTCTGGGGAATGCCGGGATATCCATCCTCTCAACCATTGCCGTGGCCGATCTTCTGGCCTCAGGTCGACTCAAGGCATTGACGGTGGAGGGCCTTGACCTCAAAAGAAGTTTTTACATTACCACACATGGTAAACGAACACTGTCTCCCCTTTCAAAAACCTTTATCAAATTCCTGAAAGAGCGGTTCCCAGAACTGTGA